From Megalobrama amblycephala isolate DHTTF-2021 linkage group LG24, ASM1881202v1, whole genome shotgun sequence, the proteins below share one genomic window:
- the htr6 gene encoding 5-hydroxytryptamine receptor 6 codes for MMSVSPIPRVEAASGADPWNVHRSFNDSGTIGDSWSISGSGPWLLAVMLSLIILVTACGNILLIALVFAHRSLRCTSNCFLVSLFLSDLMVALVVMPPAMLNVLCGTWVLAPGFCPVWLCFDVMCCSASILNLCVISLDRYLLIISPLRYKQHMTPPRALLLVGGAWGLAALTSFLPIKMDWHSLGRMQDLSEHDPANATVSQLSSFYPSSYFQLSTSGTPSTQCRLRVTLPFALVATFLTFFLPSTAICFTYCRILLAARRQARQVEALTHPPYPHHSHGEPSRPPSPGHAVHDGDDYSHQEPRHAPLSVNSERRLAHRQRKRALKASLTLGVLLGLFFSAWLPFFITNMAQAVCECIPPSFFDAITWLGYCNSTMNPIIYPMFMRDFKRALARLLPCCSSSQAPRRPSLALSLSLRNSGEPQLPTEPPSLVSDPPQLPATATDAVNLLDAEHAGIDLPLLLPNQVDTLDD; via the exons ATGATGAGTGTCTCACCTATCCCTCGAGTAGAGGCAGCATCAGGTGCAGATCCCTGGAACGTTCACAGGAGCTTCAATGACAGCGGTACTATCGGGGACAGTTGGAGCATCAGCGGCAGTGGTCCCTGGCTTCTCGCAGTCATGCTGTCCCTCATAATTCTGGTGACAGCTTGTGGGAACATTTTGTTGATCGCCTTGGTGTTTGCACATCGGTCGCTGCGCTGCACCTCCAATTGCTTCCTGGTGTCCCTCTTTCTGTCAGACTTGATGGTGGCTCTGGTTGTGATGCCCCCTGCTATGCTCAATGTGCTGTGTGGGACCTGGGTGCTGGCGCCTGGATTCTGCCCCGTCTGGCTTTGCTTCGACGTGATGTGCTGTAGTGCTTCCATCCTCAACTTGTGTGTCATCAGTCTGGACCGCTACCTCCTCATCATCTCTCCGTTGCGATACAAGCAGCACATGACCCCGCCCCGTGCCTTGCTGTTGGTGGGTGGGGCTTGGGGGTTGGCAGCCCTCACTTCCTTCCTGCCAATCAAGATGGACTGGCACAGCCTGGGTCGCATGCAAGACCTTTCCGAGCACGATCCCGCCAACGCCACAGTCTCGCAGTTGAGTTCATTCTACCCTTCTTCATACTTCCAGCTTTCCACGTCAGGGACGCCATCCACACAGTGCCGCCTGCGGGTGACTCTCCCCTTCGCTCTTGTGGCGACCTTTCTCACCTTCTTCTTGCCCTCAACAGCCATCTGTTTCACCTACTGCCGGATCCTGTTGGCTGCCAGAAGACAGGCACGGCAGGTGGAAGCTCTTACTCATCCTCCTTACCCACATCACTCGCACGGCGAACCCTCTCGGCCTCCGTCTCCAGGTCACGCCGTCCATGATGGAGACGACTACAGCCATCAGGAGCCACGGCATGCTCCG TTGTCGGTGAACAGTGAGCGCAGACTGGCTCACAGGCAAAGGAAGAGAGCCCTGAAAGCCAGCCTTACCCTGGGAGTGCTCCTGGGTCTCTTCTTCAGTGCCTGGCTTCCCTTTTTTATCACCAACATGGCACAG GCAGTGTGTGAATGTATACCACCCTCCTTCTTCGATGCCATCACCTGGCTGGGCTACTGTAACAGCACCATGAACCCAATTATATACCCAATGTTCATGAGGGATTTCAAGAGGGCTTTGGCACGGCTTCTACCCTGCTGTTCTTCATCTCAAGCCCCTCGTAGGCCATCACTGGCACTTTCCCTTTCTCTACGCAACTCAGGAGAACCGCAACTGCCCACTGAACCCCCTTCCCTCGTGTCGGACCCGCCTCAACTGCCAGCAACGGCCACGGACGCCGTTAACCTTCTCGACGCAGAACACGCCGGGATCGACCTGCCTCTGCTGCTGCCCAACCAGGTCGATACACTGGACGATTGA